Proteins encoded together in one Sceloporus undulatus isolate JIND9_A2432 ecotype Alabama chromosome 4, SceUnd_v1.1, whole genome shotgun sequence window:
- the LOC121928041 gene encoding protocadherin gamma-B5-like — protein MKMKLEVRYRRRIREPNFRQVLFSFIFWSVFCCVMSEQVHYSVPEEAEKDFFVGNLAKDLGLEVSDLTKRKLGISSGKQYFALNEQNGNLYVKDRIDREKICGKSSICVLKLEVLAHNPLNIFHVNIFIQDVNDNAPHFRKENIDLQVSESNLPGARFTFGIAEDEDIGINSLQDYNLSSTAYFQLDVQETKDGGKFAELILQKQLDREKEHTHYMVLTAMDGGVPRKTGTLNIRVNVTDINDNAPVFSQATYKVSLKENAPIGVSVLQIEASDNDEGSNAEITYTFSDIPEADENNFKLDPKDGTITLLDNIDFESRKKYVMIIHARDGGGLVAHCKVEIEVLDENDNAPDVILTSISSPIPEDLAPGAVIALIKVHDKDSGENGEVTCHLQEFVPFQIVSSSDDYFKLLTDGPLDRERAPEYNITITATDKGTPPLSTHKMISIQISDINDNPPAFEKSSYTAYILENNPSGVSVFHIKAYDPDLDRNAQITYSILSSKVEDLPISSYISINSETGTIYAQRSFDYEQLREFQIQVKAQDGGSPPLSSSATVKVCVLDRNDNTPQILFPSQATEGSSVFEMVPRSAESGYLVTKVVAVDADSGHNSWLSFHLLQATEPSLFTIGSHTGEIQTARVLLERDAVKQRLVVMVKDNGHPSLSATVTVNLVFAENFQEALPEMNSPPSDLGSPSDLQFYLVLALALVSFLFLVAVILTIMMRFQVSRNPTFLQCFVPDPHSKTGALFPPNYEEGTLPYSYQVCLSSESRRNEFTFLQPSVQIAQNILGNGQSDLSLMFCEGSHLNSEMETGGMVSLISFLL, from the coding sequence ATGAAAATGAAGTTGGAAGTGAGGTACAGAAGGAGAATCAGGGAACCCAATTTCAGGCAAGTACTGTTTTCATTCATATTCTGGTCTGTCTTCTGCTGTGTGATGTCTGAGCAGGTTCACTATTCAGTGCCAGAAGAAGCAGAGAAAGACTTTTTTGTGGGGAATCTTGCTAAAGATTTGGGACTGGAGGTTAGTGACTTGACAAAACGCAAGCTTGGGATCTCTTCTGGAAAGCAGTACTTTGCTCTCAATGAACAGAATGGAAACTTATATGTGAAGGACAGGATAGATCGAGAAAAGATTTGTGGAAAATCATCCATTTGTGTCTTAAAATTAGAAGTTCTGGCACATAATCCCTTGAATATTTTCCACGTAAATATTTTTATCCAGGATGTGAATGATAATGCCCCACATTTCAGGAAAGAAAATATTGACCTTCAAGTGAGTGAGTCTAATCTTCCTGGCGCTCGATTTACTTTTGGAATTGCTGAAGATGAGGACATTGGCATAAACTCACTCCAAGATTATAATTTGAGCTCCACTGCTTATTTCCAACTGGATGTTCAAGAAACAAAAGATGGTGGCAAGTTTGCAGAATTAATATTACAGAAACAATTGGACAGGGAAAAAGAACACACCCACTACATGGTCCTTACAGCTATGGATGGAGGAGTTCCTAGAAAAACTGGGACTCTCAACATACGAGTTAATGTAACTGATATTAATGATAATGCACCAGTTTTCTCCCAGGCAACATATAAGGTAAGCCTGAAGGAGAATGCCCCCATAGGGGTGTCTGTGCTGCAGATTGAAGCTTCTGATAATGATGAAGGATCAAATGCTGAGATCACTTATACTTTCAGTGACATCCCAGAAGCAGATGAGAATAATTTCAAACTGGACCCTAAAGATGGAACAATTACACTTTTGGATAACATTGATTTTGAGagcagaaaaaaatatgtaatgATTATACACGCCCGTGATGGAGGAGGTTTGGTGGCACATTGCAAAGTAGAGATTGAGGTTCTTGATGAGAATGACAATGCTCCCGATGTGATCCTTACTTCCATCTCCAGCCCAATTCCTGAAGATCTTGCACCTGGAGCTGTGATTGCCCTCATTAAAGTACATGACAAGGATTCTGGAGAAAATGGGGAAGTCACTTGTCATCTTCAGGAATTTGTACCTTTCCAGATTGTTTCATCTTCAGATGATTACTTCAAACTCCTCACAGATGGTCCCCTTGACAGAGAAAGGGCCCCGGAGTATAATATCACAATCACAGCCACAGACAAAGGCACACCTCCTCTGTCCACACACAAAATGATCTCTATACAGATCTCAGATATCAATGATAACCCTCCAGCCTTTGAAAAATCTTCCTATACCGCCTACATTCTAGAGAATAACCCCTCTGGAGTTTCTGTTTTCCACATCAAGGCCTATGACCCAGATCTGGACCGCAATGCCCAAATCACTTACTCCATTCTCAGTAGCAAGGTTGAAGACTTGCCTATTTCCTCCTATATCTCCATTAACTCTGAGACTGGAACAATCTATGCCCAACGCTCCTTCGACTATGAGCAACTGAGAGAGTTTCAGATTCAAGTGAAGGCCCAGGATGGAGGCTCTCCTCCTCTCAGTAGCAGTGCCACAGTGAAAGTGTGTGTCTTGGACAGGAATGATAACACCCCCCaaattctgttcccttcccaagCAACTGAAGGTTCATCGGTCTTTGAGATGGTGCCTCGGTCAGCTGAGTCAGGCTATCTGGTGACAAAAGTGGTAGCAGTGGACGCTGACTCTGGACACAATTCatggctctctttccatctccTGCAGGCCACAGAGCCCTCTCTCTTCACCATTGGCTCCCACACGGGAGAGATTCAAACAGCCCGAGTGTTACTTGAGAGAGATGCTGTGAAGCAGAGGCTGGTCGTCATGGTGAAGGATAATGGGCATCCTTCTCTCTCAGCCACTGTGACTGTGAACCTGGTGTTTGCAGAGAACTTCCAAGAGGCCCTGCCAGAGATGAACTCGCCACCTAGTGATTTGGGGTCTCCATCTGATCTCCAGTTTTACTTGGTGTTGGCTTTGGCTTTGGTGTCCTTCCTCTTCCTGGTGGCAGTGATATTGACCATCATGATGAGATTCCAAGTGTCAAGGAACCCCACTTTCCTTCAGTGCTTTGTTCCTGATCCTCATTCTAAGACAGGAGCCTTATTTCCCCCAAATTATGAGGAAGGGACTTTACCTTATTCTTACCAGGTCTGTCTGTCCTCTGAATCCAGACGAAATGAATTTACTTTCTTGCAACCTAGCGTCCAAATAGCCCAGAATATCCTTGGCAATGGGCAATCTGATCTTTCTTTGATGTTTTGTGAAGGTAGCCATTTGAATTCTGAAATGGAGACTGGAGGCATGGTGAGTttaatttccttccttctctag